Below is a genomic region from Chloroflexaceae bacterium.
GTGGCAGATTGACCAGCAAACAACTCACATTATGGTCGCGCATCATCTGGGCCGCCTCACGCACCGTGGCGTCAGGATGGATCGCGATCAGCGGCTGGCTGATCAACTCCTGGAGCCGGGTCTGGAAGAGGGAGGGTTCGGCGGTCTGATGCCGGCTGCGCACGGCGAAGGTGAGGCGGTGGAGAGCCGAGGCGGCGAAATAGCTGGCAAAGGGTGGATATTCAGCCTGAAGGCGGTAGAAGATCTCGGCAGGGAGGAGGTAGGCCAGCACCTCGGTGCGGGTGCGCACGGTGACAATGGGCGAGCGGCGGCGAATGAGCGAGGGGTAGCCGAAGGCTTCGCCAGGGCCGAGGCTGTCGAAGACCAGCACCTCGCCCTCTTCCTCGCGCACAAAATCCACCATGCCCTTGCGCACGATGTAGAGAAACTCGGCTGGCGGACCGCCGAAGGTCAACACATCATAATGGGCCGGGAAGTATTCAATCTGAATGTGTTCAGCGGCAAGCATAGCCGCCTCGGGCGGCAGTTGATCAAAGGGCGGATAGGCGCGCAGAAAGGCGGCGATCTCGTCCATATGCATCTCACGATCGACAGGCGCTCGCGGACAGGGTTCACATGCACACCTGCGTGGAGGTGTGGAGCTGTAGAGCTGTGGAGGTGAGGGCCAGAATGTCGGGCAGGGTTGAATAGCGCCTTGGTTCTGGTTCAGGAGTGGTTATCCAAACTTTTCCACACCTCCACACCTCCACGCCCCCACAGACGCGGTGCGGTGGAACGGCGGAGCGACAGTCAGGACCGGGCGACCGGGTGTGAAGCAAGTTTTAACCTCATTGTACAGGCAACGCCAGCCCCGGCAAGAGGCAAAAAAAGCCCTCGCGGGCAGCGAGGGCGGTCAGGAGGTGACGCGGTCGAAGCACTAACGCCGCTCGATAAGCAGACGGATCGCGGTGCGCTCTTCTTCATCAATGGCCACGTCAATAAACGAAGGCACGCAAACGATATCAATCCCTTCCTCGTTCAGGTAGCTTCGGGCGATCGCGACGGCCTTAATGGCCTGGTTGGTGGCGCCCGCGCCGATCGACTGCACCTCGGCCATCCCATTCTCACGGATAACACCGGCAATGGCCCCGGCCACGGCACTTGGGCGCGAGCGCGTCGACACTTTCAGCACCTCTGCTGAACGCTGGGTTTCGACGCCCTGAGGGGCGGCGGCGCCAACAGCGCGAGCGATAGGCAGCTGCTGAGAGTTGGTCATGTGGTCCTCCTCTGTGTGGTTTGGGTCCGATATGATTGGCTGGTCTTCAGACCGCGTCTCAAGGCTCATCGCAGCCTTGCCTCCTCTCGTGAGATGGGGTGGTGCGCGGCTCGCAGCACGCTTACAGGTATTCAATTGTACCACAAGCGGTCGGACTGCACCCGCCCAATTTCCAGGAATCGGGATGACGGGCGATCAGGCCCGTCATCCGAGCTATAGTCAGCGCGCGTAGTCAACAGCTCTCGTTTCGCGAATAATTGTCACCTTGATTTGACCGGGATATTGCAAGCTTTCCTCGATCTTTTTGGCGACATCGCGGGCGAGGTGAATACTGGCAAGATCATCGATCTGGTCAGGTTGGACCATTACGCGCACCTCGCGGCCCGCCTGTACGGCGAAGGCCCGTTGCACGCCGGGGAAGGACGTGGCAACGGTTTCCAGGGCTTCCAGGCGCTTGATGTACAGGTCAAGCGTCTCGCGGCGCGCGCCGGGGCGCCCGCCGGAGATAGCGTCGGCGGCGATGACCAGAAAGGCCTCGACAGTGGTCGGTTCTTCGTCGTAGTGGTGCGCGGCGATGGCATGCACAATGGCCGGGGAGCGCCCCAGGCGCCGGGCGATGTCGGCGCCGATGAGCGCATGCGGCCCCTGCACCTCGTGATCGACGGCCTTGCCAATGTCGTGGAGCAGGGCGGCCGTCTTGGCGACGTTGACGTTGGCGCCGAGTTCGGCGGCCATATGCGCAGCCAGGAGGGAACATTCCAGCGAATGTTGCAACACGTTCTGACCATAGCTGGTGCGATACTTCAGCCGCCCGAGCAGCTTGATCAGATCCGGGTGCAGGCCCTGCACGTTCGCCTCATAGGCGACGCGCTCGCCCTCCTCGCGCATCACGTTCTCCAGTTCGAGCTGGGTTTTCTGCACCACTTCTTCAATCCGGGCGGGATGGATGCGCCCGTCTTTCAGAAGTTTGATCAGCGCCACCCGCGCCACTTCCCGGCGCACCGGGTCGTGGCACGAGAGGGTCACAGCTTCGGGAGTGTCGTCAACGATGATATCCACGCCGGTGTACTGTTCGAAGGCGCGGATATTGCGCCCCTCCCGTCCGATGATCCGACCTTTAAGTTCTTCGCTGGGCAGGTTCACCGTCGAGACGGTCATCTCGGCGACATAGTCGGTGGCGCAGCGCTGGATCGCCAGGCCGATCACCTTGCGCGCCGTTTTCTCGGCCTCATCGCGCGCCTGCTGCTCGATCTCGCGAATGCGACGCGCAGCCTCGTCGCGGGCCTCGCGCTCGACCTGGGCCAGGATCAACGCCCGCGCCTCGTCGCGCCCGAGTTGCGAGATCCGCTCAAGCTCGGCGACCTGCTGGAGCTTGAGCCGTTCGGCCTCCTGGTGCAATTGCTCGATCTGCCGCTCGCGGCTCTGGAGCTGGCGTTCGCGCCGTTCCAACCCTTCGAGCTTGCGATCGAGATTCTCCTCCTTGCGTTGCAGGCGCTCTTCCTGCTTCTGCAAGCCCTGGCGGCTTTCGCGCAATTCCGCCTCGGCATCGTTGCGGATGCGCAGGGCCTCGTCCTTTGCCTGAAGCAGAATTTCCTTT
It encodes:
- a CDS encoding stage V sporulation protein S, which codes for MLKVSTRSRPSAVAGAIAGVIRENGMAEVQSIGAGATNQAIKAVAIARSYLNEEGIDIVCVPSFIDVAIDEEERTAIRLLIERR
- the rny gene encoding ribonuclease Y gives rise to the protein MTDLLWVALALVVGLGIGAGLGIAYVNHGLNSLAQQKTAEARLLLEEARSQQKEILLQAKDEALRIRNDAEAELRESRQGLQKQEERLQRKEENLDRKLEGLERRERQLQSRERQIEQLHQEAERLKLQQVAELERISQLGRDEARALILAQVEREARDEAARRIREIEQQARDEAEKTARKVIGLAIQRCATDYVAEMTVSTVNLPSEELKGRIIGREGRNIRAFEQYTGVDIIVDDTPEAVTLSCHDPVRREVARVALIKLLKDGRIHPARIEEVVQKTQLELENVMREEGERVAYEANVQGLHPDLIKLLGRLKYRTSYGQNVLQHSLECSLLAAHMAAELGANVNVAKTAALLHDIGKAVDHEVQGPHALIGADIARRLGRSPAIVHAIAAHHYDEEPTTVEAFLVIAADAISGGRPGARRETLDLYIKRLEALETVATSFPGVQRAFAVQAGREVRVMVQPDQIDDLASIHLARDVAKKIEESLQYPGQIKVTIIRETRAVDYAR